The sequence AGCCAATCTCAACCTTGTTAAAACATATTAATTACAAGTAAAACAAACATATGATCATTTGAATGGCATAGCGTTGAATAGCCCTTCTGTATTTACAGATTCAAGACAGGGAGCGAGACCTGGATGGTCTGAAGACTAAAAATGATGCTCTTGAAGCACAGATTCTTGAAGCTCAAGAGAGACACAAGAGAGAGCTGAAGGCTCTCCAGGTGAGTCCATATTCCAGTTAGAATAGCTCAGATGATTAAATGGGTGCAGTTTATTTTGTGCCTATAGATAGGCTGTACTAGTCAgggaaaataataatattaatgatGATTCTAGGCCAGGATCGAGGCTCTTCAGTTGGAGCTGAAATCCACAAAGGGGAAAATCGCTCAGCTGCTGATGGAGTACCAGGACTTGCTCAATGTGAAGATGAGCCTGGAGATTGAGATCACAACATACAGGCATGTGATGTGCTGCAGTTGGTCTACACTAACACGCATCATATTTCACAACTTCCTAGATTAATATAGAGCCTAAGCAAATGTATGTTAACCACACCACAAGCTCCTGAGTTGGAGCATGAATTAGGCTAGATTTCACTATAATGAGTAATATCACAGCTCCTTGGTTTCTCTATTTATTTTTGATATTTTCCCCTCTTGTCTTTTTCACATTTGATCAATCTGTAAACACATTTGCAATCCTTGTAACAGTGACACTGTGTCTTCCTTGCATAGGAAACTTATTGAGGGTGAGGACATGCGCATCACCAGCATAGTGCAGGGACTGATGAGCATGAAAGCCATTAGTGCTGGGATGAGCGGAGCCGGAGCCATGGTGGCTGGAATTGGGGCCGGAATGGGGGCCGGAGCAGGTGCTGGAATGGGGGCCGGAGCAGGTGCTGGTGCTGGAATGGGAGTAGGAGCAGAGATGGATGCTGGAGCTGCGGTCGAAGTAGCAGCTGGAATGGCTGCCCACCTGGGAATGGCGGCCAGTGGTCTTGCTGTCGGAAGTGATGAAGCAGCCAATGGAAATGGAAGCCTTGGAGCGGCCCTGGGAAATGGCGTCCACGGCGAGACCATCGCCACCTACTCTGAGGAGCAGGCAGTGGAGGTGACCGAGAGGAAGACCGTCCTCATCAGGTAACCGTAACCAGAGAGACAGGAGCGCCACAccccaatcacacactcactaggGCCTCCTCTTACACACATGCGGCTGGGGTGCTGTATAGGCATTGAACCTTAAATTAAACCATGGATTCAGTTTTAATATAACTTCATCTAGGACTAGGTGTGCCGACAACAATAATATATTTGTAATCGGTAGAATGATAGAAATGTTTCCACATTTGTTTTCACATTTGTATTTCTACCTTCTCAGAACGGTTATAAACGATGACGATGACACAGTTGAGAGTGACACACAGGAGTGTAACTACATCATTGAAGGCGCCGCTGACGAAGAAGAGGAATAGAGGAGTGATTGACCTGCCGGTCCTGTCCACTCACCCTTGACCTCAAACTGGTGGCCTTGGGTCTAgtctttgacctctgacccggACAGAACACCATGAGGATGTCAACGTTTGCAAGATGCTtctgcctgcctctgtgtgtgtccatctcaaGTTTTGTGAAGACATTCTGTGTGCCTTACTACTTGGAAATCGTATGTTAACTTTTGGAGAGTATTAAATCTTAAGagtaaacaaaaaacatgtcTCCATTTTTTCTTGAAAGTTTTGGTGACCCTAATTAAAGGTCAAATTCCGAAAAGGTCAAATTGTGAACTACACCTCTTGACCTGTAGTAGAAGGATAGTAGAAGCATGTCAAATACATCTCTGATGTCAGTTATTTGTGTGCAAATTAATCCCTATAAATGCACTCAGGTTTCAGGTTGATATTTTACACTTCCATCAACCATACAGTAGAAAATACATTATTAAAACATCAACTTGCAGCTATGTGTGAGCCCAAGTCACATAACTGCAGATAAAAATGCAAGGTGAGCACTTTTGATCTCTCAGTTGAGAATATGTAGCCGGCGATAGTCATGGTGTGGGGGGATATTAAGGACACAAAATGTATTGACATCATAAATTAAGTAAACAGTGGtgtaggctatatactgtaatattATTAAATCTCTATTCGAATCTGGAGTCGAACCTCTATGTCACATGCCTATCATAAAATGCATCTACATTTGCTCTAcatttatgcatctcattattTTTCTGATTGCAAGTGTTCAGTTGCTTTACTGCGGTACAGTTAGTTTAACGTGTAACATTTATCATACAAAATTATAGCAACTGTACATGATACAGACTACCTCCCCTTATGGTAGCCTTCAATTCATAGCAGTCCTTTGACCTAAGTCAAAATATGAGTcatcatatgtgaagtttgagtgtgtattggATCATCTAAAAatctgttctgattgactaggacaaTCTCTGTGTTAAAGggtttagggtttccctattcacagGGATAAAACAAGTAGcacaacccaaaatgttcaatgttaacattcatattcatattctatAGAATCAGACCTgtcaaaaaacatgtttttgttaggagggggggggggggggggggggggggcttggggtGCATAATAAGCATATCTaggttgtggcctatacatgaaaggGGCTCATGATATCAATATATGGCCTTGTGCGCGGTAGGCCTCTGTAGCTCACCGCCCTACGAGCTCTGCATCCCAGTGACAACCCATCCCCCAACTGTACACCACCGTCTACTCtacactgcacttttgtcttgtcctgtctatgcaccacctgtctatactttgtGTATCACTTTGCACGTctgctaaagcctaccttacactgacaagattttggaaagattcttgaaagattgtagtcttttgagtaaagcttgaatatggggcattagttaaaagactacagtctttcaagaatctttcccaaatcttatcagtgtaaggtaggctttagacgcAAAGTGcatttctttgtctttgtacttttactctgcacaatgacttTAGATTCAATgaagtttaatctaatctacCGGTAATCTAATGTTTGCTATTTGGGGAAGGCTGGCGTGTGAGAAGGGATTttgttatgtactgtatcttaaagggacacttcaccgattagcattaagctttgtatctttagaaaaccagtcatgtttttgaatggtcgtgcatcattccctcagtttgccttgagatgggaaaaatacggatttcaacaacattgaaatccgtatttctcccatctcaaggcaactgagggaatgatgcacgaccattcaaaaacatgactggttttctaaagatacaaagcttaatgctaatcagtgaagtgtccctttaaagagtTCAATGTATATCCCATGTGCTGGAAAGGGTGAATAATAAAGAAAAGAGTCTGAACACTACATTTCGTCCCTTTTTTgagtatttcattttatttcaacaCTCATTTTCATCAGGTTCTCTACAAACATAGGTATCTCACCTGTTTAATACATCACATCTGTCTTTCAAGGGCACAGCTGGTCTGTTAGCTCTTTGTTGCCCCATTCCCCTGCATGTTAACATGGGGAGTATCTTCTGCCTTacaagagatttattttcactctCAGTCAAGAGATTTCTCTGGTTAAGTCATGTAAATTTGTTTATAGATAGGCACTCACCCCTTCATCGTCTCAGAGAGATTTCTCTCATTTATATATGATGTACTTTCATAAACTgatattcattttatttacgcacacacacacacacacacacacacacacactctctccctcagttcTGTCCAGAGGCGGCTGCTCGTGGAGGTGTCTCATACTCTGGTTCCTCAGTCTCAGCGTGGGCCCGGTGCGGTTCTAAGTCCTCGGAGCGCTTCACAGCGTGCAGGGCGTAGTTGATGGCTGTGCTCTCAGTCCAGCACCAGGACCCCGACAGTGGGTTGAAAAGCATCCCTCGGATCGACTCCACCTGGAAGCCAGCTGGGTGCAAAACAGAGCTGATTTTATTATAttaaaagattttttaaaaaagagtaaaagatcaccgctcatccgtgtgaggtgcaggatttaGTATAAACTTGTAGATTTTTAAGAAAAATCCGCACACTTCAGGTCTTTGTGCAAAAAATTGCTTTCGGTCGCTGCCTGATGAAGGTCAAGCGACCGAAAGCTTGCTCAGTAAAGCTATTGTattaaatgataaaaaaaactatgttagaaaaataattataatacgTAGCATATAATTAGCATTATATAAATCCTTACCTATTAGTTCCCAGAAGTGAAAATATTATGACGACAGGCCTCTTTCAGTGCATGTTTGGCTTGCGAATCAAGATGTGGAAGGTCCTGTGACTGACACCTCAGACTGTCAAATATTACAATTATTTGTCAGACAGGGCGTACGGCATAAAGGGGCCAAATCAACAGGGTCAACAGGATAGACATCCTGGACAGACTCTCTGGTGTACTAGACACTTGTAGATGGATTATGTGCCATTGAGCCATGTAGCCCAAACATAAACAGTATCTGGCTTACACAAAAGAGTGCAGCTGAATATGTTGCCAGATAAGCTAAGTTACCAGCTCAGGTGCCCACACATGTCCAGATTTACCTTCCCTCTTAGTAAACCTGCCCCTGTGGCAACTACTGATAAAGCTGTGAGAAGCCGGattactgataaaaaaaaaaaaaaaactgatgtgAGTACAGCACTCAACTGCAAGTCTCTGACAACACAAGGGTCTGCCTAATGACTGTGTGAAATTAATGTCAACACAAACTATTGTTGTGGATTGATATGGGAATAATGACCTGGTCAAGTGCACAATCAACCTAAGTTCATCTACCAAACACTCAAAGGGCCAACACTGGGACTTCCAACAGTGTCCCTATACCGAGGTTAGTTGCTCTCACTGAGGAAGGAACGATAGAAGGAAATACCGAAAGATACGTTGGGGGGGAGGTAAAGATGGACAGAAGACaagaagaggagatgaggaggatgagaaaAAGAGGGTTTAGCTGTGAATATAGTGCAAATAcatcagaatagaatagaatagaatagaatatatacttttttgatcccgtgagggaaattcgtttctctgcatttaacccaatttaaccgaattagtgaacacacacagcacacacacagtgaggtgaatcacacactaacccaaagCTGTGAGCTGCCtacccaaccagcggcgctcggggagcagtgaggggttaggtgccttgctcaagggcacttcagccgtggtggactggtcggggatcaaaccggcaacccttcggttacaagtccgaagccctaaccagtacaccacggctgccccgtgAACTTGCCTTCAACAGAATTCAACAGAATTCTCTGAGATGGCTAAGGAAGGAGCAGTCATCACAATTATTTTATTCAATATTGAGATTATTATTAAGcgtgattactcagtgattttggaactatcatccatattcaaaatgtacatgtttaaattgaattttaaatataatccaacaggaaAAAATACATATAAAACTAGaagagcactcagagagcgcagctacctccgcctgcattgttctttctaggttgtcatacatttgaaccttaactattcagatcgccaccacatggccataccatgccattacaccactaagctaaatacataaacgcctctggaatcccgacagaattacggatcagtcccaaaatgtaattgtttcttccttgggtcatgtccgaccttccctgaattccctgaatttcattgaaatccatccataactttttgagttatcttgctaacaatcagacaaacagacagacagacagacagacaaacaaacagacaaacagacgccggtccccgatgaaaacatatacctccttggtggaggtaaaagATAATGCACATGACAACAGAAAAAGGAGAAcattgttatgaaactgaatgtagcaaaataatcattatatttcaattatgttggaagtcataatcacaattaatcgattaatttgattaattgcacagccctaggGGGAGTACAATATGGgggacaatacacacacaggcctccgtAATGGGAGCAACTACCAACATGGACTTATTTTTGTGTGACCAGGACATTATTCCCATATCTataacggatagttccggtccttgattatgattgactgaatcacgttcgatgccgttgCAAATtccagcataaacacacaccttgaccgcatttaccacaacttgcacaaaagttgGAGTAGCTGCGTttcgttgttgcatggcaaccattcatatggagggaatatatttcttggcggaagaatgattatctattaaTACATTGTTaaatttttcgttgctgtgcctttgtgtcATGAaatcgtgcctaacaacgccccttagctgttctatattcagtataaaccacggcctctcggggcttattgcttaaatctaTCCAGAACAATAGCAAGCCTCTGTATTCCACGCAGTCATTAGGGGTGCAGTACGGAGGACAGTACACTCACAGGCCTCCAGGAGGCGCTCAAGGTCCACAGGGCTGATGAACTTCTCCCAGTCGTGCGTGCCGCTTGGCACGATGCCCAACACCTGCTCGGCCGCCACGATCCCCAGTGCGTACGACAGGTTGGTCTTattgatggtggtgatgaagagagagccaccaggctgcacagagaggggaaaaaaagctcaaGTCTAAATGTTCACTTTTTGACCTTATGCACACCTCCATTCAATAAAGTCAATGGTTAAGTGCAACGTCTGTCAAGaatcagtctgtaaacattggtcgtagtgttatccaattgcattgAGGTCCGGAATCAGTccgtaaacattggtcgtagtgttatccaattgcattgATGTCCGGAATCAGTccgtaaacattggtcgtagtgttatccaattgcattgATGTCCGGaatcagtctgtaaacattggtcgtagtgttatccaattgcattgATGTCCGGAATCAGTCCGTAAACATTGGTCACAgagttatccaattgcgtcgaagtctggaatcagtcagtaaacattggtggtagtagtgttatccaattgtgaTAGTGATATTTTCAAATACATGCTTGGTGGCTAATTCATAGCTAGACAAAATTGTTCTACAAGTGGGTCTGGATTTGCAGGCTATGCGCTAGTCTTGCACTCTGGTGAAAAGAGCAGGAGTGCATTTCCTGAtgtggagcaagagagagacacaaactgTCCTGAACTCCAAAGAAGATTACTGGGGTTTAGCCTTTCACTTATTCCATCATGTTTGCCCCTTGCACACTGACCCAGAAGATTAAACACATCTGGCTGACACTGACTGAGTCTATGTGACCCaaatcattacacacacacacacacacacacacacacacacacaaatgcaagtaATCTACTACCGATAATACTGCAGCACGGTTACAATACTGGCAATATTGTGACAGTACTTGTTGctatagaaaaagaaaaacttgGCTCATTGGAGGAATGTTGTTGTGATAAATGTCAGAATCATAACTACATCCACAGAAGATGTGGATTTAcacaatgttacacacacacacacacacacacacacacacacacacacagacacacacacagacacacacactcgttctaTTTCGCTTAGCTGAGCATCACCACGGCTTGGCCACACCACAACCTCACCTTGAGCACCTGGTAGCAGCAGCTGGCGAAGATGTCCAGGTCGGCCAGGTGCTCCACCACCTCGGAGGCCACCACGGCGTGGAAGTCCTCTGTGCCCGCCTCGGGCTCCTCCTCCTGGGCCAGCTCCTCCAGCGTGCAGGCCCGGTACCGCACGCGGCTCCGCAGCTGCGGGTCGAACGAGCAGTGCAGCTCGGCAGTGCGGATGCTGTCCTCCACCGGGTCAACGCCCAGAACGTCTGCGCCTAATCTACCCAGCGGCtgaaggaggggagggaagaggagagaaggggggggggggggggggggggggagagagagagagagagagagagagagagagagagagagagagagagagagagagagagagagagggagagagacagggggagaaaagacagaagcaaagtgaaagaaagaccgagaaagagagagaagagaaagagagagaagataaagaaagaaagaaatgtcaAGAGGTCAAGATAGGGatagggatagatagagagagagagagagagagagagagagagagagagagagagagagagagagagagagagagagagagagactaaagactgtcagacacacagtcaTTGAGGTATAAAAAAACACTTCCCCCTACAGGAAGAAAAGGGTAGGAAATGTGAGCCCTGATTCAGTTATTATTGTTAGTCAATGCAGAGTGCTATTCGCTAATATCAGTCTAGGGCCCTTCTTCTAAATGTATGATTAATTCAGTATGTGTGGAATAAAGTGTTTTACTCTTCGCTGCCACCTGCTGGAAGCCATGAGTACTGTCTGAGAGACTAGAGCAGACTGGGGGAGATGGTGGCTCAACAGCGCATCCAAATGGACAGCTGCTTTACAGTGAAGAACACTTAACTGAGTGATGTAATTTTAGCAGACATCAAATTATTCCCGACCATACTCAAACATGCAAGggactatctgtgtgtgtgtgtgtgtgtgtgtgtgtgtgtgtgtgtgtgtgtgtgtgtgtgtgtgagagagagagagaacttgtgTGTCTGGCAGAGTTATGGGACATGACGTTGTCTGCTACAATTACCTAGTCTTGCTGATCGGTTTTCATATCATATCAATTCcacagccctccctccctccagaacccaaaataaaaaaagatgctTCACAGAGCAAAAAAGAAACAAGCCAAACTTCAAGCTGTCTTTTCCACCAAACCATGACCAGTCCAGTCACATGCTGGATTAAACACACATGGCAGTCCGTGCcttctcatgtaggcctatcaaGTGCCTGCGCCTGAATCTAACCGATATGTTTGTACTCTGAGGGCAAATAATATCGAGCAAATAGTACAAGAGAACGTTGGAATGCGACAGCTTGCAATCCCAAAAATTAGCGCTCATGAAATGATGTGTTGGTATGATTATTCCAACCCCTTTTTTGTCTCTTCTCTGACATACAAAACATAAGAACAGACAAACaaccacatgtacacacacacacacacacacacacacacacacacacacacacacacacacacacacacacgcacacacgcacacaggcacacacgcacacacacacgcacacacacacacacacacacacacacacacacacacacacacacacacacacacacacacacacacacagcagtagatGCATTGCTTACCTCAGTAAGTAGGCCTCCTCCACAGCCAACATCCAGGATCCTGAGGCCGGCCAAAGGACTGCCAGGCCTTCCACTGCCATGGATGCTCAACAGATTGTCCCTGAAATGACAGACAGGGGTCAAAAGGGTAACTGGGGTGAAAGGTAAGGCAAACCGTCCCTCTGCCCATAAGGGGTTCGTCAACTTGCCCTCTGGACTCTGTCATTGGGAATTTAGGACAGCGGGCATCTGCAGGAAACGATGCCGACAtaattagcagtcattcccaaGAAAGAGCACAAGGCTGCTACAAATAAGGGGGTTTCAGGGGCCGTGGAGGAACCTCTAATGCCCCCATCACCCCAACACCTTTCTGTCATCCCGAGGTTCCAAGAAGAGCCCCTGGGGACATGGagacctctcctctcatctctgccTGGCATCTGAACGGTAATGGGGTAACCTGTGAGCATCCCTCAGCCAATCCTTCGCCCTGAGcgggtgccccccccccccccccccccccagctcctgGGCACAGAGAGGCATTTGGCCCCATATCTTCTGCAACGCAAGCAGCACTGAGGAGGTTCCTTCAGCGCCTCAAGTCCTCATTCAGTCAATCTCCTCAGCAAGCCTCAAGATGGAACTGATTAGGGCCTATGCCACACAGACTTGCACTGGTTACatcaaaggcacagcaacaaatagaggtggtggtggtggtggtggtggggctggggggggggggcgatagGCCTGGCTGCAAACAAACAGCGTTCTTCACATTAACCATAATAGCCAGCAACATCAGTGATGTCCCCTCATTTAAACAGGCCCTCCAGGCACGGATACACCACCTCACACCCCATCGCACAATGTGTTTCAATTCTTCAATCCTTCCCTCACCCTCCCGACATGAGCACACCCACATTCACTATGGCTCAGTCTCTGCCAAGTCTGTTGCCATAGAGACTTATGGTTtcaaggggggagagggggggcacGGCAGGGGCAGGGGTGTTGAGCATATAGCCAATCAAAATGCACATAACCACAGGCTCACAGGCTCTCGCTCACATACACATCTGATGTGATGGAATCTCCGATCATTTTTAATGCTGCCTTAATAGTTAATTAACATGTATGGATTGCTTCCTTGCCCAAGgccccacatacagtatatcagaacAGATTGACCAATTAAAACAGGCCTAGAGCAAGAAGGCCTTTAGGGGTTACCCAACTGTCCCTGCATTTCTAAATTTAAAGTGGGCAAAAAACTTCTATGATGATGTGgccaaaaaaacacattcattttagtaTAGCCTAATGAAAGGATGACTTTACTGGGTCTTTAAAACACTCCAGTAAGTCATAATGATATGAACATTTGCCCATTATCGGGAACATcctcaatttaaaaaaaactatttggAGAGATAACAACTGCTTAACTGCAGGTTTGTAAGAGTAATAACATACCTGATGAAAGGCACTCTCAGGTCGTTCATAGAGTGCAGAGCCCCAAACTCCCCTTGTTGATCCCACCACTTGTCGGCTAGAGACTGGAACTTCTTCACCTCTCCAGGGTCCACCGTAGTGTGGGAAACCTGACGAATGCTTGAAGCTTGAGGCCTGCCAGATCAAGATGCATTGTTGAGGTGCCTAGACTAGAGCTACTTTGTTTCTAAGCGAAATCTAAACATGACCTCAAATGAACATTGCATGATTATGAAAGCTAACACCACTCAATGCATGCGTGACAATGACGGACTGACGGTAAGGTATGCTGTAATGCCTATCCTACCGTATATTCCAGAGTGTGTTTGGCTGACTGTCCCTCTTGTCATGGGGCTTGCTTTGGAGAGAGTGGTATCTCTGATGTTTACAAACTGTCCAAGAGGATAAGACACGAATTGAGGTGTCTGAGGAACTCGATCCTTTGATGTTTGCTGAACGCAGTGCCTTGGTCTCCGTGCACAGCCCGTACACCAGACGTCCAAATTTCTTTGAGTACATAATTGTTTTTATTAACCGAACATTAGATACTATTTTCCATTGACACTGACAGATTTGATCACGATCAATGTGACCCACGCATGTTCACCAACCTCTCGCTCGGGTGGAAACACTGAACATAAAAACCGTTCCTACCACTGTGAGCACGGGCGAATGTCTGGTTggtgaagtagcctacatttcttcTCAATACCCACCAATAACGAATAGAATAGATACATTgtagtgattgtgtgtttgattaGTTAGACCTTTAGGCTACATCAGAAGATATTTGCAAAAGAATATGCAcaacgaagcaaaacccctttTATAAATGCCTTACTTTTTTACCTTAAAACCTCTTCTGTAATTAGGTAGCCTAGTTTTAAAATAGAAATGTGCATAGATTAAGGTTGACAAAGAAGAAAGGCCTACTGAATTCACCCCTTACCTTTTCCCTTTAATCAAGAAATCCCTGAATTAAcacctgaaaataaaatgtagatATACATTTTCTATAATTACCCTCTTAATGAAGGGAACCCCTGTCTAGACACCTTATGAACATTAGGTTAAAATGGCATTTCAGGTCAAATGAAGGCCCTGTTTTACAAGGACCACTTGATAGAAATTAAGTGATTTTGGTATTATTTCAGGTGTAATTTAAGGTACATTTGAGTACATGATGATACAGGGCTATATGGTTTCACTAATTGCCATGCCCCCAAGAAATCCAGAGTCAATGTGACGGGCAAATGCTTCCCAACATGTTCGTGTTTTTGTGCTAAAATCCAAATGCAGCAGAAATGCCCAATAGGCCTACGGCACCTTGCTAGAGGTCTACCTATACGTCTGAGGTCACTGCCAGGATATGGACCCATAAGAAGTTTGGTGTCCGTGTAGTTTTTGTAGATATacttacatttaaaaaaatatatattaaattaattaaaaatatattattgCACACACTATACTTTTAAATATAATAACGTAATAATACAAAACCAATAGGGATCCCAGTCTCACTGCCTGCCCTCGTAACAATAATTATTAGAAAATTGGTCTACAGTAATTTCAGTTCATCCCTTGGGTATACCAGCCCATCCTACCAGTCCAAACTTTACTGGGAAGAACAAGATTCTTTTAATTTTATATCCCTGAATTCATTTTTAAACACAGCTAGATTTAAACAGCAGCCTCCCAGGAAATACTTTTGTTTTATCCCAAAGTAAAATGCACACTGTTTACAAGAGAGAGCTTGAATATCAATGCTtctcatgaaatgtgaaaaatatCCCTGATTGTTAACTCACAGTGTTGGGTTAAAATTACATGACTGAATATACATTCATTCTGTTGTACATTCAGACTCCCACATTGACCCATATGGTTAACCGTGCAAACAAATTACCATCAAAAACAGATCATTTTTGATTCTACGGAAGATGACCACAGCGTTTAACTCAATTACAAATCAATTCcactactgtaagtcatatttgaatgttttattgtaggctatatgactgTTGCAACAGATGTCAATGTTCCTTTTAATAGTGTTTGAAGGCTGTTCATGATTTTAAGCACTAAATTATATCCAAGAGCATTAAGACAAAAATGTGCCACTACAttaacttttaccatctaaccCCTGGccacacagaaagacaaaccatacatgaaaacatttgttttattcaacaatttACATCAATAAGTGATTATTTCTGTCTTCTGTTTCTGTTGTGTGATCTTTAAAATGTTACAACCTTAATATTCTATTTCATCCTTCAATTGTGGATAACATAGGtccaaaaaaaccaaaaaaaaaaaaaaacaaacctaaGTGAAGCAAAATCAAAAACCTAGCAAATTAGAAATGTCACATCATGAAAACATGGGGCACTTAAAAAATGACAACACTTTATTTACACTGCAAGAGGTtggagggggagggatgggtggagttggggagagggtggggtggggctggggTTTTGGGAGGGGAGGAGTTCACCTACACCTTTGCCTCGAGAATGAGACAAGCCTGTTAAACTCGTGGAATTTAAAATAAGTGCACAGATCAGGGCCGTGCCAGCCCTCAACTCCAGCGGCGGGCCGGCGAGGAGGACCTGAAAGAGAACCGCcgggcggggaggggggacaTTAGTGCAGTCACACCAGTAAAGTGTGCACCTCAAGTTTTTAGCTCACTTCTacaaaaacacatatacacgcacaaaACACAGAGATTCCACACTTA comes from Sardina pilchardus chromosome 6, fSarPil1.1, whole genome shotgun sequence and encodes:
- the coq3 gene encoding ubiquinone biosynthesis O-methyltransferase, mitochondrial; amino-acid sequence: MYSKKFGRLVYGLCTETKALRSANIKGSSSSDTSIRVLSSWTVCKHQRYHSLQSKPHDKRDSQPNTLWNIRPQASSIRQVSHTTVDPGEVKKFQSLADKWWDQQGEFGALHSMNDLRVPFIRDNLLSIHGSGRPGSPLAGLRILDVGCGGGLLTEPLGRLGADVLGVDPVEDSIRTAELHCSFDPQLRSRVRYRACTLEELAQEEEPEAGTEDFHAVVASEVVEHLADLDIFASCCYQVLKPGGSLFITTINKTNLSYALGIVAAEQVLGIVPSGTHDWEKFISPVDLERLLEASGFQVESIRGMLFNPLSGSWCWTESTAINYALHAVKRSEDLEPHRAHAETEEPEYETPPRAAASGQN